A genomic window from Prunus persica cultivar Lovell chromosome G2, Prunus_persica_NCBIv2, whole genome shotgun sequence includes:
- the LOC18785043 gene encoding UPF0187 protein At3g61320, chloroplastic: MLIQPVNPIKPTTNISLSSKYSTPNTFPTLPSKPKTLKFKVLCCSPSPTPNPPSSSSSSSSPIQAVISILQIIPDWADSIKERGFRQNRTLYDHEKWVHHRSSYRHLRHFLTSLSSRVILSLIPPVIAFTLVAVVIASYNSAVSLNWLPGFFPVLRSSTLPYQLTAPALALLLVFRTEASYSRFEEGRKAWTKVIAGANDFARQIISAVENSGDAQLKKALLQYIVAFPVALKCHVVYGSDIRQDLQNLLELDDLLVVLNSKHRPSCIIEFISQSLRLLNLEDSRRIMLQSKISCFHEGIGVCEQLIGTPIPLSYTRLTSRFLVLWHLTLPIILWDDCHWIVVPATFISAASLFCIEEVGVLIEEPFPMLPLDDLCNSVQTNVSEALAREKLIQARLAAKGKIQPEQQFQNGQPKS, from the exons ATGCTGATACAACCCGTAAACCCCATCAAACCCACCAccaacatctctctctcatccaaaTACTCTACCCCAAACACTTTTCCAACCCTTCCCTCCAAACCTAAAACCCTCAAGTTCAAAGTCCTCTGCTGCTCACCCTCCCCAACCCCAAACCcaccatcatcttcatcttcatcttcctctccAATACAAGCCGTAATCTCAATACTCCAGATCATACCCGACTGGGCAGACAGCATAAAAGAGCGTGGCTTCAGACAGAACAGAACCCTTTACGACCATGAGAAATGGGTTCATCACAGAAGCTCTTACCGCCATCTCCGGCACTTTCTTACGAGCCTTTCGTCAAGGGTAATCTTGTCTTTGATACCACCAGTCATTGCTTTTACTTTAGTGGCAGTGGTGATTGCGAGCTACAATTCAGCGGTTTCATTGAATTGGCTTCCGGGGTTTTTTCCGGTGTTGAGGTCCTCAACTTTGCCGTACCAGCTGACAGCACCGGCATTGGCGCTGTTGTTGGTGTTCAGGACAGAGGCTTCTTATTCAAGGTTTGAGGAAGGGAGGAAGGCTTGGACTAAGGTGATTGCAGGGGCTAATGATTTCGCAAGGCAGATCATTTCCGCGGTTGAAAATTCAGGTGATGCACAGCTGAAGAAGGCACTTTTGCAGTATATTGTGGCCTTTCCTGTTGCACTGAAG TGTCATGTCGTTTATGGCTCAGATATCAGACAGGACCTCCAAAATTTGCTTGAATTAGATGATCTGTTAGttgttttgaattcaaaacatCGACCCAGCTGCATTATTGAGTTCATCTCCCAGAGCCTTCGATTGCTAAATTTGGAGGACTCAAGGAGAATTATGTTG CAATCAAAAATCTCTTGTTTCCATGAAGGGATTGGCGTATGTGAACAACTAATTGGTACTCCCATCCCCCTCTCATATACGCGCTTGACTTCAAGGTTTCTAGTCCTCTGGCATCTCACTCTCCCTATCATACTTTGGGATGACTGCCACTGGATTGTGGTTCCTGCTACTTTTATTAGTGCTGCTTCTCTGTTCTGCATTGAAGAA GTGGGTGTTCTTATTGAGGAGCCATTTCCAATGCTTCCCCTTGATGACCTTTGTAATTCAGTTCAAACCAACGTAAGTGAGGCTCTTGCTAGAGAAAAACTAATTCAAGCGCGGCTTGCTGCAAAAGGAAAGATCCAGCCTGAGCAGCAGTTTCAAAATGGTCAGCCTAAGTCTTAG
- the LOC18784864 gene encoding serine/threonine-protein kinase STY8, with amino-acid sequence MQKCQKVGLDSPYRLLYCSSKGDKAGVMHELEKGVKPNLADYDKRTALHLASCEGCTEIVDLLLHKGADVNSTDRWGRTPLSDARSFSHEAICKILEARGGIDPVGLDSQLPCYEIEHTEVNMDEATLIGEGSYGEIYLVKWRGTEVAAKTIRSSIASNPTVKTIFLKELALWQKLRHPNIVQFLGVLRHTDRLIFLTEYLCNGSLHDILKRKGRLDLQTVVSYALDIARGMNYLHQHKPRPIIHRDLTPRNVLQDEAGRLKVTDFGLSKIAQQNDVSGYKMTGRTGSYRYMAPEVYRRESYGTSIDIFSFALIVHEMFLGGPPNLAEDPEKIADKRAYEDSRPPLFSYLYPEPIRTLLKECWHQNPDCRPTFEEIILQLETIQENFQNKKRMGTCISACAIS; translated from the exons ATGCAGAAGTGTCAAAAAGTTGGCCTGGACAGCCCATATCGGCTGCTGTATTGTTCAAGCAAGGGTGACAAAGCAGGGGTGATGCATGAGTTAGAAAAAggtgtgaagcccaatctggCTGACTATGATAAGAGAACAGCTCTTCATTTGGCATCCTGTGAAGGCTGCACTGAGATTGTTGATCTACTTCTTCATAAAGGTGCTGATGTGAACTCCACGGATCGCTGGGGCCGCACT CCACTGTCAGATGCTCGTAGCTTCAGTCATGAGGCGATTTGCAAGATATTGGAGGCTAGAGGTGGAATTGATCCG GTAGGGCTTGACTCCCAACTTCCGTGCTATGAAATTGAACACACTGAGGTGAACATGGATGAAGCGACGCTTATTGGAGAG GGATCATATGGTGAAATTTATTTAGTGAAGTGGCGTGGTACAGAAGTTGCTGCTAAAACAATCCGATCCTCCATTGCTTCCAATCCCACAGTGAA GACTATCTTTCTGAAGGAACTTGCTTTGTGGCAAAAGTTGCGCCACCCTAACATAGTGCAATTTCTTGGTGTTCTGAGGCACACTGACCGCTTGATCTTCCTTACCGAGTATCTTTGCAAT GGAAGTTTGCATGATATATTAAAGAGGAAAGGAAGACTTGATTTACAAACAGTAGTTTCTTATGCTTTAGATATCGCCAG AGGTATGAATTATCTCCATCAGCATAAACCACGCCCTATAATCCACAGAGATTTGACACCAAG AAATGTGTTACAGGATGAAGCTGGGAGACTCAAGGTCACAGATTTTGGCTTAAGCAAAATTGCACAGCAAAATGATGTATCTGGTTACAAAATGACTGGACGAACAGGTTCAT ATCGTTATATGGCGCCTGAGGTTTATCGTCGAGAATCATATGGGACGAGTATCGATATCTTCTCATTCGCTCTGATAGTACATGAG ATGTTTCTAGGAGGACCACCTAATCTGGCAGAGGACCCGGAGAAAATTGCAGACAAGCGAGCATATGAAGATTCTCGACCGCCTCTCTTCTCTTATTTGTATCCGGAACCAATCAGGAC GCTCCTTAAAGAATGCTGGCACCAGAATCCAGATTGCCGGCCGACATTCGAAGAGATCATTTTGCAGTTGGAGACAATTCAAGAGAACTTTcagaacaagaaaagaatGGGAACCTGTATTAGTGCTTGTGCCATCTCATAA
- the LOC18786171 gene encoding uncharacterized protein LOC18786171 isoform X1, producing the protein MALNERQGSESGHDPEELEVLECEVKEMAEKILEYRATLPDQLKNTFASILAVQQPVFLNGSDPGTSGAPNSGAGQVASNKGALLADGDQTSEKLRLFRDKLSSNFAALPILLKRMTECISKIDNLDSENIIIHPAFKKKRTS; encoded by the exons ATGGCGTTGAACGAGCGTCAGGGCTCCGAAAGCGGACACGACCCAGAAGAGCTGGAGGTGCTGGAGTGTGAAGTGAAGGAAATGGCAGAGAAGATTTTAGAATACAGAGCCACTTTACCAGATCAGCTCAAGAACACCTTCGCCTCAATTCTCGCTGTTCAGCAACCTGTTTTTCTGAATGGGTCGGATCCTGGGACTTCCGGAGCTCCGAATTCGG GTGCAGGTCAAGTTGCTTCTAATAAGGGGGCATTACTGGCTGATGGAGATCAGACTTCCGAGAAGTTGCGATTGTTTAGAGATAAACTTTCCAGCAATTTTGCTGCCTTGCCTATTCTTTTGAAGAGGATGACAGAGTGTATTTCAAAGATTGACAATTTAGACTCTGAAAACATAATCATACATCCtgcatttaaaaagaaaaggactaGTTGA
- the LOC18786171 gene encoding uncharacterized protein LOC18786171 isoform X2 has translation MALNERQGSESGHDPEELEVLECEVKEMAEKILEYRATLPDQLKNTFASILAVQQPVFLNGSDPGTSGAPNSGQVASNKGALLADGDQTSEKLRLFRDKLSSNFAALPILLKRMTECISKIDNLDSENIIIHPAFKKKRTS, from the exons ATGGCGTTGAACGAGCGTCAGGGCTCCGAAAGCGGACACGACCCAGAAGAGCTGGAGGTGCTGGAGTGTGAAGTGAAGGAAATGGCAGAGAAGATTTTAGAATACAGAGCCACTTTACCAGATCAGCTCAAGAACACCTTCGCCTCAATTCTCGCTGTTCAGCAACCTGTTTTTCTGAATGGGTCGGATCCTGGGACTTCCGGAGCTCCGAATTCGG GTCAAGTTGCTTCTAATAAGGGGGCATTACTGGCTGATGGAGATCAGACTTCCGAGAAGTTGCGATTGTTTAGAGATAAACTTTCCAGCAATTTTGCTGCCTTGCCTATTCTTTTGAAGAGGATGACAGAGTGTATTTCAAAGATTGACAATTTAGACTCTGAAAACATAATCATACATCCtgcatttaaaaagaaaaggactaGTTGA
- the LOC18785794 gene encoding probable inactive leucine-rich repeat receptor kinase XIAO, whose protein sequence is MAEARCCFKLPYAIVVVLLLNMNSPCIGCSERDRQALLALKQGLVGDDGDRLLSWGREAQNRNCCQWEGVYCSSNQTGHVVKLDLEDQSLRGKISPELVKLQHLEYLNLRFNNLSRSQIPDFIGSLSNLRHLDLSSANFGGQIPNQLGNLTHLQYLDLSSHGYFVIRPENSIHAKNLNWLPNLSGLKHLDLTYTNLSDVVGWLEAVNMLPKLRKLILSACKLPRPIISSVSLMNSSNSLVHVDLSHNNLNSSIFQWLSGTRTNLVYLDLSWNNFRGSSIPDYFGNMSSLAYLSLYYNHLEGGIPNSFAKLCRLRELDLGFNSLSGQLSDFVETLSKCAQKTLESLDISHNPDLSGSLPDLTNFLSLKSLFLEKNNLSGRIPESIGQMSKLETIGFGWNSLEGVISETHFSKLSKLSYLSLSSNSLLLNFSFDWIPPFQLRRIQLTSCKMWPSSFPKWLQTQKNYTWLDISDAGISDTIPSWFWDFSQKIKVMDISHNQMRGTVGNIRLDFAPRLNLSWNQLNGPIPSILSKASVLDLSHNNFSGAASFLCATEDSNLTFLDLSSNHVSGELPDCWIHFKKLVFLDFSNNYLFGKIPTTMGHLFSIETLRLSNNRFVGQLPSQLKNCTKLTLFDLGENSLSYSIPEWLGASLPNLTILILRGNQFYRSIPPQLCHLTSIQILDLSMNNISGTIPKCLNNLIVLAKKRNSRRIIRHSYTAKLGELSYIWDYEEEASLTWKGVRSKYKSTLGLVKSIDLSSNKLTGEIPSEITDLVGLVSLNLSRNQLTGQIPPRIGMLLELDFLDLSRNQINGRIPNSLSQIDRIGYLDLSENNLSGKIPIGTQLQSFSPSSYGGNPLLCGLPLLRTCNEEEKGPRQTVLVNQDDKDGLISQGFYISLGLGFAVGFWGVFGTLLFNRSCRYTYFNFWTCFTDWLYVKTEIIRQRILPAPLKRHSFPSVEDGREEGLLFALAFEYLSDDDEGSH, encoded by the exons ATGGCTGAAGCGAGGTGCTGCTTCAAACTCCCCTATGCAATTGTGGTGGTGCTTTTACTAAACATGAACAGTCCTTGCATTGGATGTAGCGAGAGGGACAGGCAAGCACTCCTTGCACTCAAACAAGGCCTCGTGGGTGACGACGGCGATCGCCTCCTTTCATGGGGAAGAGAAGCCCAAAACAGAAATTGTTGCCAATGGGAAGGAGTCTACTGTAGCAGCAACCAAACTGGCCATGTTGTTAAGCTTGATCTTGAAGACCAATCTTTGCGAGGTAAGATTAGTCCTGAACTCGTGAAGTTGCAACATTTGGAATATTTGAACCTTCGTTTCAATAATTTGAGTCGGAGCCAAATTCCAGATTTCATTGGATCTCTGAGCAATTTAAGACACCTCGACCTCTCTTCTGCTAATTTTGGAGGTCAAATTCCAAACCAACTTGGAAACCTTACACACTTGCAATATCTCGATCTCAGCTCTCATGGATATTTTGTTATACGCCCTGAGAACTCTATTCATGCAAAAAACCTCAATTGGCTCCCTAATCTTTCAGGTCTGAAACACTTGGACCTAACTTACACTAATCTCAGTGATGTTGTTGGTTGGCTGGAAGCAGTTAATATGCTTCCTAAACTAAGAAAGTTGATATTATCGGCCTGTAAACTTCCTCGTCCAATTATATCCTCTGTTTCTCTCATGAATTCTTCTAACTCTCTTGTTCATGTTGATCTCTCCCACAACAATCTCAACTCTTCAATTTTCCAATGGTTGTCTGGTACTCGTACCAACCTTGTTTATCTTGATCTCTCTTGGAACAATTTCAGAGGTTCCTCAATTCCTGATTATTTCGGAAACATGAGCTCTCTTGCATATCTTAGTCTCTATTATAACCATCTTGAAGGAGGGATCCCGAATTCCTTTGCCAAGTTATGTAGGCTGCGAGAGTTGGACCTTGGGTTTAATAGTCTTAGTGGACAACTTTCAGACTTTGTTGAAACATTGTCCAAATGCGCTCAAAAGACATTGGAGAGTTTGGATATCTCTCATAATCCTGACCTTTCGGGTTCATTGCCTGATCTTACGAACTTCTTATCATTGAAAAGCTTGTTTCTCGAGAAAAATAACTTAAGTGGAAGAATACCTGAAAGTATTGGACAGATGTCCAAGCTGGAGACTATTGGTTTTGGTTGGAATTCTTTGGAAGGAGTGATTTCAGAAACTCATTTTTCAAAACTCTCCAAATTAAGTTATTTGAGTTTATCATCCAACTCACTACTTTTAAACTTCAGTTTTGATTGGATTCCTCCCTTCCAATTGCGACGCATACAATTGACGTCTTGTAAGATGTGGCCATCGTCTTTCCCAAAATggcttcaaactcaaaaaaattatacatggCTTGATATTTCTGATGCTGGAATTTCTGATACCATTCCAAGTTGGTTTTGGGATttctcacaaaaaataaaggttATGGATATCTCTCACAATCAAATGAGAGGAACAGTTGGAAATATTAGATTGGATTTTGCACCGCGCCTAAATTTGAGTTGGAATCAATTGAATGGTCCAATCCCTTCAATTCTATCAAAAGCTTCAGTTCTAGATCTCTCCCATAATAACTTTTCTGGGGCAGCTTCTTTTTTGTGTGCAACCGAGGATAGTAATTTAACCTTTCTTGATCTCTCAAGCAATCATGTATCTGGAGAACTTCCTGATTGTTGGatccattttaaaaaattagtctTCCTTGATTTCAGCAATAACtatttatttggaaaaattCCCACCACGATGGGGCACTTGTTTAGTATCGAGACACTAAGACTAAGTAACAACAGATTTGTGGGACAGTTGCCTTCACAATTGAAGAATTGTACAAAGTTGACACTTTTTGATCTTGGGGAAAATAGCTTATCATACTCAATACCTGAATGGTTAGGGGCTAGTCTTCCGAATTTGACTATCTTAATCCTTCGAGGTAATCAGTTCTATAGAAGCATCCCGCCCCAATTATGCCATCTGACAAGCattcaaattttggatttgTCGATGAACAACATCTCTGGAACTATACCCAAATGCCTCAACAATTTGATTGTTTTggctaaaaaaagaaattcacgTCGAATTATCAGACATTCATATACGGCTAAGCTGGGAGAATTAAGTTATATTTGGGATTATGAGGAGGAAGCATCTTTAACATGGAAAGGGGTAAGGTCTAAATACAAAAGTACTCTGGGACTTGTAAAGAGTATTGATCTCTCAAGCAATAAGTTGACTGGGGAGATTCCTAGTGAAATCACTGATCTTGTTGGTTTGGTTTCTTTAAACCTGTCAAGAAACCAATTAACAGGTCAAATACCTCCAAGGATTGGAATGCTGCTGGAGTTAGATTTCCTTGATTTATCAAGAAACCAGATTAATGGCAGAATTCCAAACAGTCTATCTCAGATAGATCGTATTGGTTACTTGGACTTGTCAGAAAACAACTTGTCTGGAAAAATTCCAATAGGGACCCAGCTCCAAAGCTTTAGTCCATCTTCTTATGGTGGAAATCCTCTACTTTGTGGACTGCCACTCCTAAGGACATGCAATGAGGAGGAAAAAGGTCCACGACAAACTGTGTTGGTGAATCAAGACGATAAAGATGGGCTCATATCGCAAGGATTTTACATTAGTTTGGGGCTTGGGTTTGCTGTTGGATTTTGGGGAGTTTTTGGCACTCTTCTATTCAACAGGTCATGCAGATATACATACTTCAATTTCTGGACTTGTTTCACAGATTGGTTATACGTGAAGACAGAAATCATCAGGCAAAGGATAC TGCCGGCACCTTTGAAACGACATTCTTTTCCTTCAGTTGAAGATGGACGAGAGGAAGGACTGCTATTTGCACTAGCATTTGAGTACTtgagtgatgatgatgagggatCTCACTGA